In a genomic window of Diorhabda carinulata isolate Delta chromosome 8, icDioCari1.1, whole genome shotgun sequence:
- the LOC130897541 gene encoding dipeptidyl peptidase 3 has protein sequence MSNKNNSQYILPNDQPVVSLEVKSAFEGLTEKEKLYAHYISKASWHGGLITLLQTSPESGPIFVFLHKFLSAQPPTEFKSIALNSGFSEDEITALFVYACGVFTNAGNYKGFGDTKFIPNIEKQRLEALLKLSPIWSELEPLWKQFKDSLYDLENGKSCLGYGPSGITTYLSHNCTPKDNEKVQNWLKSEKIECYNTRLFKTVSADNKTTYEIRLASEEKKLLKTHTEGDTTYQITCGDYSPLIGQVAKDLQQAIEYAANENEVNMLKAYISSFKTGSLDDHKLGSRYWIKDKGPAVESYIGFIETYRDPAGVRGEFEGFVAVVNRAMSAKFSTLVSNAEKFLTLLPWNKGFEKDKFLKPDFTSLDVLTFAGSGIPAGINIPNYDEIRQSEGFKNVSLGNVIPASYQSAVTPFLTAEDAELFQKWRVPAFELQVGLHELLGHGSGKLLRKELDGTFNFPSTLLDPLTGKPPSSFYEPGDTYDTKFGPLSSSYEECRAEAVGLYLSLEPNVLKIFGHEGEQADIVTYVNWLSLVWAGAGKGLELWEPGRGWLQAHAQARFVLARVLIQAGVASVTQPTETDLLVTLDRSAIKGAGRIAIGQFLLQLQVYKATGDLEKAQALYNHYAEVKEPWLSWRSIVLANKQARKMFVQVNTSVEENAVKLKYYDASLEGLVQSWVERFSEPQSFYKALLDLSKADANHF, from the exons atgagTAACAAGAATAATTCGCAATATATTCTCCCGAATGACCAACCTGTAGTGTCTTTAGAAGTGAAATCCGCATTCGAAGGCCtaactgaaaaagaaaaactgtatGCACATTATATCAGTAAAGCTTCGTGGCACGGTGGCTTAATAACACTTTTACAAACTAGTCCAGAATCAGgtccaatttttgtttttttacataaattcctATCTGCTCAACCACCGACTGAATTCAAAAGTATAGCCCTAAACTCGGGATTCTCTGAGGATGAAATAACAGCACTTTTCGTTTATGCATGTGGTGTATTTACCAACGCTGGAAATTACAAG gGTTTTGGAGACAccaaatttattccaaatattgaaaaacagcgTTTAGAAGCCCTATTAAAACTTAGTCCAATTTGGTCCGAACTTGAACCTTTATGGAAACAGTTCAAAGACTCATTGTATGATCTTGAAAATGGTAAAAGTTGTCTTGGATACGGCCCTAGTGGAATTACCACTTATTTATCTCATAACTGTACCCCCAAAGACAATGAGAAGGTACAAAACTGGCTCAaatctgaaaaaattgaatgttaCAATACAAGACTATTTAAAACTGTATCTGCTGATAATAAG acTACATACGAAATAAGACTGGCTTCGGAAGAGAAGAAACTTCTAAAGACTCATACAGAAGGTGATACAACATATCAAATAACTTGTGGGGATTATTCCCCATTAATAGGTCAAGTAGCTAAAGACTTACAACAAGCTATTGAATATGCAGCAAATGAAAATGAAGTTAATATGCTCAAAGCGTACATTTCCTCTTTCAAAACTGGTTCGTTAGATGATCATAAGTTGGGATCTAGGTATTGGATTAAAGATAAGGGACCTGCGGTGGAAAGTTATATAGGTTTTATAGAAACTTACAG GGATCCTGCAGGAGTTCGAGGAGAATTCGAGGGATTTGTTGCTGTTGTAAATAGGGCGATGTCTGCCAAATTTTCCACATTAGTATCGAATGCGGAGAAATTTTTAACTTTACTTCCTTGGAATAAAGGTTTTgaaaaagacaaatttttaaaaccTGATTTCACATCTCTGGACGTTCTCACCTTTGCTGGCAGTGGTATCCCTGCTGGTATCAACATACCTAATT ATGATGAAATTCGACAAAGTGAAGGattcaaaaatgtttcattaGGAAATGTCATTCCAGCTAGTTATCAGTCAGCTGTGACACCATTTTTAACAGCTGAAGATGCAGAACTTTTTCAGAAATGGAGAGTTCCTGCATTTGAACTACAGGTAG GACTCCACGAACTTCTTGGACACGGTTCTGGAAAATTGTTGAGAAAAGAACTTGACGGCACCTTTAATTTTCCTTCGACTTTATTAGACCCCTTAACAGGCAAACCACCTTCTTCTTTCTACGAACCAGGCGATACGTACGACACCAAATTCGGACCCCTAAGCTCAAGTTACGAAGAATGTCGAGCGGAAGCAGTAGGACTGTATTTAAGTCTCGAACCAAACGTTTTAAAGATATTCGGTCACGAAGGCGAACAAGCGGATATCGTTACTTATGTGAATTGGTTGTCTTTGGTTTGGGCGGGGGCTGGTAAGGGACTTGAACTATGGGAACCCGGTCGAGGATGGTTACAAGCGCACGCACAA GCGCGTTTTGTTTTGGCTAGGGTTTTAATTCAAGCTGGAGTAGCATCAGTTACTCAACCTACCGAAACTGATCTCTTGGTAACTTTAGATCGTTCGGCTATTAAAGGTGCTGGTAGAATCGCTATCGGACAATTTCTTTTGCAGCTACAAGTTTATAAAGCAACGGGCGATTTGGAAAAAGCTCAAGCTCTATACAATCATTACGCAGAAGTAAAGGAACCTTGGTTGAGTTGGAG gTCTATAGTGTTGGCAAACAAACAAGCCAGAAAAATGTTTGTGCAAGTGAATACTTCAGTTGAAGAAAATGctgtaaaattgaaatattatgatgCATCTTTGGAAGGTTTGGTGCAATCTTGGGTAGAGAGATTTTCAGAACCGCAAAGTTTTTACAAAGCCTTATTAGACCTTTCCAAAGCAGACGCGaatcatttttaa